The Exiguobacterium acetylicum genome includes a window with the following:
- the wrbA gene encoding NAD(P)H:quinone oxidoreductase yields the protein MSNVKLAVIYYSATGTNHQLASWAKEAGEAAGAEVRLAKIKETAPAEAIASNPLWQKHADATRDIEEATPDLLDWADAIIFSVPTRYGHVPGQFQQFLDTTGGLWAQGKLVNKVVSAMSSAQNPHGGQEATVLAVYTTMFHWGAIVAAPGYSDPVLFAAGGNPYGTSVTVDQDGNMVESVEPAVRHQAKRTVEVASRLNS from the coding sequence ATGTCAAACGTGAAACTAGCGGTCATTTATTACAGCGCAACCGGAACGAACCATCAACTTGCCTCATGGGCAAAAGAAGCAGGAGAAGCAGCAGGGGCAGAAGTCCGTCTTGCGAAAATCAAGGAGACAGCCCCAGCAGAAGCGATCGCTTCGAACCCATTGTGGCAAAAACATGCGGATGCCACACGTGATATCGAAGAAGCGACACCGGATCTACTCGACTGGGCAGATGCGATCATCTTTAGTGTTCCGACACGTTACGGTCATGTTCCGGGTCAATTCCAACAGTTCCTCGACACGACAGGCGGACTTTGGGCACAAGGCAAACTCGTCAATAAAGTCGTCAGTGCGATGTCGTCGGCACAGAACCCGCATGGCGGTCAGGAAGCGACTGTTCTCGCGGTCTATACGACGATGTTCCACTGGGGCGCGATCGTTGCGGCACCGGGTTATTCGGATCCTGTCTTGTTCGCAGCGGGCGGAAATCCATATGGTACATCGGTTACTGTCGACCAAGACGGCAACATGGTTGAATCGGTCGAACCAGCCGTGCGCCATCAAGCAAAACGGACAGTTGAAGTGGCAAGTCGCCTCAACTCATAA
- a CDS encoding HAMP domain-containing sensor histidine kinase, producing MRKWFNQKISRQIMSSFYLILITLSISSLTAYFYTNHQVTDAKQELDAISVREDRATKLWDDWQSLQYEMRGYIVFGDDAVLDVIDEKKASLEQQTAWFEKNRLYKADEVYASDIRSLYNSYTNFVMPSLIKYVQAKQSGTIDERFLQMPSLKAMMPEVPRDPNRKFKMNASNSETMRKSVNTMESTFTNYRSSLRAKEFAAKEQLVTQTKYAEWIWLVNLLVLFLVILLIVRPFIERTTRQIHLLSKESKLLASGEHTLPLIPLNRADEIGELSKSFHQMATALIENKHQLMSTNVNLEDALKLTQRNESHLRIRNQLTETLASRDSISAYPAVIQKMVEITNAKQGALIFKDGTKVIDIVFYPNTNLTTEDWMPTIEPLLRESRQDKRPHTQFEGEVARAVTPVLDPSQNEIIAYIFLSRDHAPFDRYEQEELAAFARQLALSLLRMRTFDEIEREREKTARLLNSIRESIVYIEPDGDIQLINRPLLDLFDHPIDESIDENGLMNITPSVVQLKHRVDQLPEFERYLKKTFVQREIGEGITFSIDHERRFIKTYSESIHYGGQFRGILLVLRDVTNEVEIDRIKNELVSTISHELRTPLSSIYGFTELMIQRDLPPKRQKTYLEAVHSETERLSLLINDFLDLQRMEANRQEYEMAPFDIVAMIRDLKQLHSLSSSSHAIQISRNVEPLIVEGDAKKIRQLFSNLINNAIKYSPAGGTIEIQLTRQETRVTVAIQDDGIGIPASAMSNLFQKFYRVDNSDTRQIGGTGLGLSICREIARGHDGEIHVESIEGQGSTFTVELPLTQTQTQNT from the coding sequence ATGCGAAAATGGTTCAATCAAAAGATCAGCCGACAGATCATGTCGTCGTTTTATCTAATTCTTATCACACTATCGATTTCTTCCCTGACTGCTTATTTTTATACGAACCATCAAGTCACGGATGCTAAACAAGAGCTCGATGCAATCAGTGTACGTGAAGACCGGGCAACGAAGCTTTGGGACGATTGGCAATCTCTTCAATATGAGATGCGGGGGTACATCGTCTTTGGTGATGACGCGGTTCTTGACGTCATCGATGAAAAGAAAGCGTCACTTGAACAACAGACGGCTTGGTTCGAGAAAAATCGTCTGTACAAAGCCGATGAAGTCTATGCGTCTGATATTCGATCACTCTATAATTCTTATACGAACTTTGTCATGCCAAGCTTGATTAAGTATGTCCAGGCGAAGCAGTCAGGCACGATTGACGAGCGTTTCCTGCAAATGCCGAGCCTAAAAGCGATGATGCCAGAAGTACCACGAGATCCGAATCGAAAGTTCAAGATGAATGCCTCGAACAGCGAAACGATGCGTAAAAGCGTCAATACGATGGAGAGTACGTTCACGAACTATCGGAGTAGTCTCCGCGCGAAAGAATTCGCAGCAAAAGAACAGCTCGTCACCCAGACTAAGTATGCCGAGTGGATCTGGCTCGTCAATCTGCTTGTATTGTTCCTCGTCATCTTGCTGATTGTCCGCCCGTTCATCGAACGGACGACGCGACAAATTCACCTTCTTAGCAAGGAAAGTAAGCTCCTTGCGAGTGGCGAGCATACGTTACCACTCATCCCACTCAACCGTGCTGATGAGATCGGTGAATTGAGTAAATCGTTTCATCAGATGGCGACAGCCTTGATTGAAAACAAACACCAATTGATGTCGACGAACGTCAATCTAGAAGATGCCTTGAAACTGACGCAACGGAACGAGTCCCACTTGCGGATACGGAACCAATTGACGGAGACACTCGCATCACGTGATAGCATCAGTGCTTACCCTGCCGTCATCCAAAAGATGGTCGAAATCACGAATGCGAAGCAAGGTGCCTTGATTTTCAAAGATGGTACGAAAGTGATCGACATTGTCTTTTATCCGAACACGAACCTCACGACCGAAGACTGGATGCCGACAATCGAACCGTTATTGCGCGAGTCACGACAAGACAAACGACCGCATACGCAATTCGAGGGCGAAGTCGCACGCGCTGTCACACCGGTCCTTGATCCGAGCCAAAATGAGATCATTGCCTATATCTTCTTGTCCCGCGATCACGCTCCGTTTGATCGTTACGAACAAGAAGAACTAGCAGCCTTCGCGCGTCAACTGGCATTGTCGCTCCTACGGATGCGGACGTTTGACGAGATTGAACGCGAACGAGAGAAAACAGCGCGCCTGCTGAACTCAATTCGTGAATCGATCGTGTACATCGAACCAGATGGTGACATTCAGTTGATCAACCGACCGCTCCTCGATCTGTTTGATCATCCGATCGATGAATCAATCGATGAGAACGGACTCATGAACATCACACCGTCCGTCGTTCAACTTAAACATCGCGTGGACCAACTGCCAGAATTCGAACGTTACTTAAAAAAGACGTTCGTTCAGCGTGAAATCGGTGAAGGGATCACCTTCTCGATTGACCACGAGCGACGCTTCATCAAGACGTACTCCGAGAGCATCCACTATGGTGGACAATTCCGAGGGATATTACTCGTCCTACGTGACGTGACGAATGAAGTCGAGATCGACCGGATCAAAAACGAGCTCGTCTCGACGATTTCGCACGAGCTACGGACACCGCTCTCGTCGATCTATGGATTTACCGAGCTGATGATCCAGCGAGATTTGCCACCGAAACGTCAAAAGACGTATTTAGAAGCGGTCCACTCGGAAACAGAACGCTTATCGCTGTTGATCAATGACTTCCTCGACTTGCAACGGATGGAAGCGAACCGACAGGAATACGAGATGGCACCATTCGATATCGTCGCGATGATCCGCGATTTGAAACAGCTGCATAGCCTATCATCGTCATCACACGCGATTCAGATTTCACGGAACGTCGAACCGTTGATCGTCGAAGGGGATGCGAAGAAGATTCGCCAATTATTCAGTAACCTGATCAACAATGCGATCAAATACTCACCGGCTGGTGGAACGATCGAAATCCAGTTGACGCGACAGGAGACACGCGTCACGGTTGCGATTCAAGATGACGGCATCGGGATCCCGGCTTCCGCGATGAGTAACCTGTTCCAAAAATTCTATCGTGTCGACAATTCGGATACCCGTCAAATCGGCGGTACTGGTCTTGGACTCTCGATTTGTCGCGAAATTGCTCGTGGACACGACGGGGAAATACACGTCGAATCAATCGAAGGACAAGGCTCGACATTCACGGTCGAACTCCCGTTGACACAAACACAAACACAAAATACATGA
- a CDS encoding zinc-binding alcohol dehydrogenase family protein, translating into MSNMSAVGFHRHLPLTEQESLIDLELPRPEASGHDLLVEIKAVSVNPVDTKVRAHGKDEDTPKVIGYDAAGVVVEVGDDASLFQVGDEVYYAGAIQRPGSNSDFQLVDERIVAKKPERLTFSEAAALPLTTLTAYEALTDRLGLTFDAKSNLEKTILIIGAAGGVGSIATQLANHAGLTVIGTASRDETIDWAKEHGAHHTINHHEAFRPQLEALGYQYVDYIFCLNATDQHFETMVDVIAPQGKICSIVETDQKLDLSALQQKSATFVWEFMFTRPLFATEDMVRQHEILTQVAAWIEEHTLETTVTQTLIGMNAKNLKEAHRLVESGKTIGKIVVEHH; encoded by the coding sequence ATGTCGAACATGTCCGCTGTCGGTTTCCACCGACACTTACCATTAACTGAACAAGAGAGTCTAATCGATCTAGAACTGCCGCGCCCGGAAGCATCCGGACACGATTTATTGGTTGAGATCAAAGCTGTCTCCGTCAATCCGGTCGATACGAAAGTCCGTGCCCACGGGAAGGATGAAGACACCCCAAAGGTCATCGGGTATGACGCTGCGGGAGTCGTCGTTGAAGTCGGCGATGACGCTTCCCTCTTCCAAGTTGGTGATGAAGTCTATTATGCTGGTGCGATTCAGCGTCCTGGATCAAACAGTGATTTCCAACTCGTCGATGAGAGAATCGTCGCCAAAAAACCAGAACGACTGACTTTTAGCGAAGCAGCTGCTCTTCCGTTAACAACGCTGACGGCCTATGAAGCGTTGACCGATCGTCTCGGATTGACGTTTGACGCCAAGTCGAACCTCGAGAAGACGATCCTCATCATCGGAGCTGCTGGCGGTGTTGGTTCGATCGCGACGCAACTTGCGAATCACGCTGGACTGACGGTCATCGGAACGGCGTCGCGTGACGAGACGATCGACTGGGCGAAAGAACATGGTGCACATCATACAATCAATCACCACGAGGCATTCCGTCCACAACTCGAAGCACTTGGTTATCAATATGTCGACTATATTTTCTGCCTGAATGCGACAGATCAACATTTCGAGACGATGGTTGATGTGATTGCTCCGCAAGGGAAAATCTGTAGCATCGTCGAGACGGATCAAAAACTCGATTTAAGTGCGCTTCAACAAAAGAGTGCGACGTTTGTTTGGGAGTTCATGTTCACCCGTCCGCTGTTTGCGACAGAGGATATGGTTCGCCAACACGAGATTTTGACACAAGTCGCAGCATGGATTGAAGAGCATACGCTCGAGACGACGGTCACTCAGACGTTGATCGGCATGAATGCTAAAAACCTGAAGGAAGCACATCGTCTCGTCGAGAGCGGAAAAACGATTGGCAAAATCGTCGTTGAACATCATTAA
- a CDS encoding PCYCGC domain-containing protein, with protein MQTRLYRYVFPLSISLLLAACGTADQTDAPKTKETQHADHTDHASHGAGDQLEKTAGPDTLPTFLNEQDDSIQTIYRSVAKHPDLLKKMPCYCGCGESAGHTSNYDCFIEEQTATSTTWTTHGITCGTCLDIAAQAIVAYQKGSSVKEIRTAIDQAYAKTDVTPTPTPTL; from the coding sequence ATGCAAACACGACTATATCGTTACGTCTTTCCCCTCAGTATCAGCTTGCTTCTTGCCGCGTGCGGAACAGCTGATCAAACCGATGCGCCGAAAACGAAAGAAACACAACACGCAGATCACACTGATCACGCGAGTCATGGTGCTGGTGATCAACTCGAGAAGACTGCCGGACCGGATACGTTACCGACTTTCCTGAATGAGCAGGATGACTCGATTCAAACGATTTACCGCTCTGTTGCCAAACATCCGGATCTCTTGAAGAAGATGCCTTGTTACTGCGGTTGCGGTGAATCTGCTGGTCATACGAGCAACTACGATTGCTTCATCGAAGAACAAACCGCTACGTCAACGACTTGGACGACGCACGGCATTACGTGTGGTACGTGTCTTGATATCGCGGCACAGGCGATTGTTGCCTATCAAAAAGGTAGCTCCGTCAAAGAAATTCGAACTGCAATCGATCAAGCTTACGCAAAGACTGATGTCACGCCGACACCGACGCCAACACTTTAA
- a CDS encoding LysE/ArgO family amino acid transporter → MNEILKGIVTSGTLIVAIGAQNAFVLKQGLLRNNIFWVVLVCFLCDVLLMCMGVLGIGTVIKNNMFANVGLASVGGLFLLLYGFKSFRSAFSSSHTMDVSTAPKFTSIPKTILLTLAITLLNPHVYLDTVVIIGGIAGTLTFDQKVYFLIGALIASFVWFFGLGYGARWLIPVFKKPKAWKILDFGIGCLMFWLSYQLIQFALEAI, encoded by the coding sequence GTGAATGAAATTTTAAAAGGTATAGTAACATCGGGTACACTAATCGTCGCAATCGGTGCTCAAAACGCTTTTGTCCTTAAACAGGGTTTATTAAGGAATAATATTTTCTGGGTAGTGCTAGTTTGTTTTTTATGCGATGTGTTATTGATGTGCATGGGCGTACTTGGGATTGGTACCGTAATCAAGAATAATATGTTTGCAAATGTTGGTCTTGCGAGTGTTGGAGGACTATTTCTACTCCTGTACGGATTCAAATCTTTTCGTAGTGCATTTTCGTCATCACATACAATGGATGTCTCAACAGCTCCTAAATTCACGAGCATTCCCAAAACAATTTTACTCACATTAGCGATTACACTTTTAAATCCACATGTGTACTTAGATACGGTCGTCATCATCGGCGGTATAGCTGGAACTTTGACATTTGATCAAAAAGTCTATTTCTTGATTGGAGCCTTGATTGCCTCATTTGTCTGGTTTTTTGGTTTAGGATACGGGGCGAGATGGTTAATTCCTGTGTTTAAAAAACCAAAAGCGTGGAAAATATTAGATTTTGGAATAGGATGTTTGATGTTCTGGCTATCGTATCAATTGATTCAGTTTGCGCTGGAAGCAATTTAA
- a CDS encoding metal ABC transporter ATP-binding protein: MYALDVEQLTVSYFDTHALDGVSVRLPVASLIGIIGPNGAGKSTFLKAVLGLIPARIEQLRVLDQPLEAVRSRVAYVPQRSAIDWDFPVRVQDVVLMGCYPKLGLFKRPSKAQKVFAMECLTRVGMEDHAERQIGELSGGQQQRVFLARALAQEAELLLLDEPFVGIDIASEQMIIELLRTLRAEGRTIIVVHHDLHKAEDYFDTLILLNKQLIAVGSPSDILTPEWLEPAYGLPLFERRKEGQG; this comes from the coding sequence ATGTACGCCCTTGATGTTGAACAACTCACGGTATCCTATTTTGATACGCATGCACTCGACGGGGTATCCGTCCGCCTTCCAGTCGCTTCTCTGATTGGTATCATCGGACCAAACGGTGCCGGTAAATCAACATTCTTAAAAGCTGTCCTCGGTCTAATCCCAGCTCGAATCGAGCAGTTACGTGTACTCGACCAACCACTCGAAGCGGTTCGGTCGCGCGTCGCCTACGTTCCGCAACGAAGTGCCATCGATTGGGACTTCCCCGTTCGTGTACAAGATGTCGTTCTAATGGGATGTTATCCGAAACTCGGACTCTTCAAACGACCATCGAAAGCACAAAAAGTCTTTGCTATGGAGTGCCTTACGCGCGTTGGAATGGAAGACCATGCCGAACGACAAATCGGTGAACTATCAGGCGGACAACAACAACGGGTCTTTCTAGCACGTGCTCTGGCTCAAGAAGCAGAGCTGTTACTGCTTGACGAACCATTCGTCGGCATCGATATCGCCAGTGAGCAGATGATCATCGAACTCTTACGGACCCTTCGAGCTGAAGGACGGACAATCATCGTCGTCCACCATGACTTGCATAAAGCGGAGGATTACTTTGATACGTTGATATTGTTGAACAAACAACTCATCGCTGTCGGTTCTCCGTCTGATATCTTGACACCGGAATGGCTCGAACCCGCGTACGGTTTACCACTATTTGAACGACGGAAGGAGGGACAAGGATGA
- a CDS encoding LTA synthase family protein, with protein sequence MAIRYTLYLLLGMLKFMLFSYFTKTDLSLHLTLMNLAGMLILSSWTLLIPWNKRRWVWLGLLLAHSFLLASDMWYYRYFEDFLSVSLLSQMTQMSDVSSGFTALIVPQDFLLFADSLIFVLLLFVFRKRPEVTTTRTRRRTAGLLAISGIVLSASLLTYRTLTEDRQPTATISDMRDYYLFGFWGYHGWDAFKGVTGRPSDGLTAREQQRINQKEQTNPTGPKQTPNIILVQLESFQASVIDQTINGEEVTPNLNQLKKESLYFSSLYHQTHEGRTSDAEFITNTSLYPLKSGSVYTQYPTNEFEPLPALLEKNGYDTAAMHAYEKGFWNRDDVYKNIGFKHFFSQKDYSKEKKIGMALNDQQFFLESIDHMETLKEPFFSFLVALTSHTPYEIDKEDQTLDLSGYEDPMLKRYYQTVHYVDTGVGKMIDELKQRDLWDQSLVIFYGDHDSGLVNEGSEMRKKADVSSPVAAFELERRIPLFIKKPDQQTGRVMKENGGQIDIAPTIVDLLNVKTSYMMGQSLIDDKPNLTGFRDGSFRYKNYYYEADLTKASGEGTCYDVQTEKKVEMKFCRNQVKDVSEQLKLSDKIIEENELR encoded by the coding sequence ATGGCGATTCGTTACACCCTTTATCTGTTACTCGGCATGCTGAAGTTCATGCTGTTTAGTTATTTTACAAAGACCGACCTTTCGCTCCATTTAACACTAATGAACCTGGCTGGCATGCTGATCCTGTCGAGCTGGACGTTACTGATTCCGTGGAATAAACGCCGCTGGGTCTGGCTCGGTTTATTGCTAGCGCACAGTTTTCTGCTTGCTTCCGACATGTGGTACTACCGTTACTTCGAGGACTTCCTCTCTGTCTCGCTCCTTTCACAGATGACGCAGATGAGTGACGTCAGTAGCGGATTCACGGCCTTGATCGTACCGCAAGACTTCCTCTTATTCGCTGATAGTTTGATTTTCGTACTACTGCTTTTCGTCTTCCGCAAACGACCGGAAGTGACGACTACGCGAACACGCCGCCGGACGGCTGGGCTACTCGCAATCAGTGGGATCGTCTTGTCTGCCTCGCTACTCACGTACCGGACGCTAACAGAAGATCGTCAACCGACGGCAACGATCTCCGATATGCGTGACTACTACCTGTTCGGCTTTTGGGGTTATCACGGGTGGGACGCGTTCAAAGGTGTGACCGGACGACCGAGCGACGGACTAACGGCACGGGAACAACAGCGCATCAATCAAAAGGAGCAGACGAATCCGACTGGTCCGAAGCAGACGCCGAATATCATTTTGGTGCAGCTCGAGTCGTTTCAGGCTTCTGTCATCGACCAGACCATCAATGGCGAGGAAGTGACACCGAACCTGAATCAGTTGAAGAAGGAATCACTCTACTTCTCGTCGCTCTATCATCAGACGCATGAAGGGCGGACTTCGGACGCTGAGTTCATCACGAATACTTCGCTTTATCCGTTGAAATCGGGTTCCGTCTATACGCAATATCCAACGAATGAATTCGAGCCACTTCCTGCATTACTTGAGAAAAATGGATACGATACGGCAGCGATGCATGCCTACGAAAAAGGTTTCTGGAATCGTGACGATGTCTACAAGAACATCGGTTTTAAACACTTCTTCAGCCAAAAGGATTATTCAAAAGAGAAAAAAATCGGGATGGCGCTGAACGATCAGCAGTTCTTCCTCGAATCGATTGATCACATGGAGACGCTAAAAGAACCGTTCTTCTCGTTTTTAGTCGCGCTGACGAGTCATACCCCGTATGAGATCGACAAGGAAGATCAGACGCTTGATCTGTCCGGTTATGAGGATCCGATGTTGAAGCGGTATTACCAGACTGTCCATTACGTCGATACGGGTGTCGGAAAGATGATCGACGAGTTGAAGCAACGAGACCTCTGGGATCAGTCCCTCGTCATCTTTTATGGCGATCACGATAGTGGACTCGTCAATGAAGGCAGTGAGATGCGCAAAAAAGCGGATGTCTCGTCTCCAGTAGCAGCTTTCGAGCTCGAGCGACGCATCCCACTCTTCATCAAAAAACCCGACCAACAAACCGGTCGGGTCATGAAAGAGAATGGCGGACAAATCGATATCGCACCAACGATTGTTGATTTATTAAATGTAAAGACGTCCTATATGATGGGGCAATCCCTCATCGACGACAAACCGAATCTGACAGGTTTCCGTGATGGTTCGTTCCGCTACAAGAACTATTACTATGAAGCGGATTTGACGAAAGCATCAGGCGAAGGCACTTGTTATGATGTACAGACTGAGAAAAAAGTCGAGATGAAGTTCTGTCGCAATCAAGTGAAGGATGTGAGTGAACAGTTAAAACTGTCTGATAAGATTATTGAGGAGAATGAGCTGAGATAA
- a CDS encoding metal ABC transporter permease, which translates to MTFIEALLQYDFLQKAMITAVMVGIICGVIGCFIILRGMSLMGDAISHAVLPGVAISYLLGINFLIGAVVTGLVTALGIGFVSQNSRIKNDTAIGIMFTSAFALGIILISFLRSSSDLYHILFGNVLAVRPSDMWMTVVIGLVVLSGIFLFYKELLISSFDPTMAQAYGLSTRWIHYGLMTLLTLVTVASLQTVGIILVVAMLITPAATAYLLTNRLSRMLFLAAGFGTLSAIVGLYFSFTYNLSSGASIVLVATTLFALVFVFSPRHGLMRHRKRKESTV; encoded by the coding sequence ATGACATTCATCGAGGCATTACTTCAATACGACTTCTTACAAAAAGCGATGATCACGGCCGTCATGGTCGGCATCATTTGTGGTGTCATCGGTTGTTTTATCATCCTTCGCGGCATGTCATTGATGGGGGATGCAATCTCACACGCCGTTTTGCCTGGCGTTGCGATTTCTTATCTACTCGGAATCAACTTCTTGATTGGCGCTGTCGTCACAGGACTCGTGACAGCACTTGGAATTGGCTTTGTCAGTCAGAATAGCCGCATTAAGAACGATACGGCAATCGGAATCATGTTCACCTCTGCTTTTGCCCTTGGGATCATCCTGATCTCATTCTTGCGCAGCAGTAGCGATCTCTATCATATTCTGTTCGGAAACGTCCTCGCCGTTCGACCAAGCGATATGTGGATGACCGTCGTCATCGGATTAGTCGTCCTTAGCGGTATCTTCCTGTTCTACAAAGAATTATTGATCAGCTCGTTTGACCCAACGATGGCACAAGCCTACGGTCTATCGACACGCTGGATCCATTACGGATTGATGACGCTTCTGACACTCGTCACGGTCGCTTCGCTTCAGACGGTCGGTATCATCCTCGTCGTCGCGATGCTCATCACACCAGCGGCGACCGCGTATTTACTGACGAACCGCCTGTCGCGGATGCTGTTCCTCGCGGCTGGATTTGGTACATTGTCCGCCATCGTCGGACTGTATTTCAGCTTTACGTATAACTTATCTTCCGGTGCTTCAATCGTCCTCGTTGCGACGACGTTGTTCGCACTCGTCTTCGTCTTCTCACCACGCCACGGTCTGATGCGACACCGGAAACGAAAGGAGTCTACTGTATGA
- a CDS encoding metal ABC transporter substrate-binding protein translates to MKQKLLLFVLLSTVLLAACSTPAEDNGKLKVVATYSILADLAREVGGEHVDVHSMVKIGANPHEYDPLPADVQAMADADVVFYNGLNLEAGGAWFDKLRATTGKDASDAPVYRLSKGIEPKYLTTKGKESETDPHAWLDVSNGIRYVENVKQALIKEDPKHKADYEKNADAYIKKLQKLDQEAKKQFASIPKAERHLVTSEGAFKYFGTAYDVKADYIWEINSDNQGTPAQVRRIVDTIKEQDIPVLFVETSVDRRSMETVSRETGVPIGGTLFTDSLGAPGKDGDTYYSMMQANIETITKALAK, encoded by the coding sequence ATGAAACAAAAACTATTGTTATTCGTTCTCCTCAGTACCGTCTTACTCGCTGCTTGTTCGACACCAGCAGAAGATAATGGAAAGCTGAAAGTCGTTGCGACATATTCCATTCTTGCTGACCTCGCACGCGAAGTTGGTGGTGAACATGTCGATGTCCACAGCATGGTCAAGATCGGTGCAAATCCGCATGAATATGATCCACTCCCAGCAGACGTACAAGCAATGGCAGATGCTGATGTCGTCTTTTATAACGGTTTGAATCTCGAAGCGGGCGGTGCTTGGTTTGACAAACTCCGAGCAACGACTGGTAAAGATGCCTCTGACGCGCCAGTCTATCGTTTAAGCAAAGGCATTGAACCGAAGTACCTGACGACGAAGGGCAAAGAATCGGAGACCGATCCACATGCGTGGCTCGATGTGAGTAACGGTATTCGCTACGTCGAAAACGTCAAGCAGGCATTAATTAAAGAAGATCCGAAGCATAAAGCAGACTATGAGAAAAATGCGGATGCTTACATCAAAAAACTGCAGAAGCTTGATCAGGAAGCGAAAAAACAATTCGCTTCCATCCCAAAAGCAGAACGCCATCTCGTCACGAGCGAAGGAGCCTTTAAATACTTCGGGACTGCCTATGACGTCAAAGCCGACTACATCTGGGAGATCAACTCGGATAATCAAGGGACCCCAGCACAAGTTCGCCGAATCGTCGATACGATCAAGGAGCAAGATATCCCAGTCCTGTTCGTTGAAACGAGTGTCGACCGCCGGAGCATGGAAACCGTCTCCCGTGAGACGGGTGTCCCGATTGGTGGAACACTTTTCACTGACTCGCTCGGCGCTCCCGGTAAAGACGGCGACACGTATTACAGCATGATGCAAGCGAATATCGAGACAATCACGAAAGCACTCGCAAAGTAA